DNA from Gammaproteobacteria bacterium:
CCACCAAGCAGCGCTTCGGCGGGCTGGATTTTGATTATCCGGGCGAGGCGATTGAAGTGGATATCGTCGCTAGCGAATCCGGTGTGGACAAGGACACCGCCGCCAAGCTGGTGCAGATCGCCCATCGCGCCCGCAACCTCAAGGGCCATGGTCTGGATGAAGGCATCTCCACGCGCCTGCTGGTCTATTCCGGTCAGCTCATTCACAAGGGTGTCAGCCCGATCGCGGCCTGCAGCATGACCATGGTGACGCCCCTGACGGACGACCCCGATATGCGTGACACCCTCAATGCCGCCGTGCAGACATTTTTTGCTTAAAGGCAGAGAAAAGATAAAAGGGAAAAGATGAAAGTCGGGCAAAAAATTTAGCGCCTTACTCTTTTATCTTTGCCCTTTATTCTTTTATTTGAATTCTTATGGCGATAAAACTCGAAGATTACGAACAGTACCTGGAAGGCATTGCCCCCGAAATCCGTGACGTGCTGGAAGGCACCTTTGTGGAGGCGGCGCATGTGATGTCGCCCGCCGGATTGCAGACCTATCTGGAAGGCGCCAGGAGCCTCGCCGGGCTGGGGCGGGGCAAGGATCTGGTGATCTCCTATCTGCAGGATATGCCCCTGGTCGCCAAGGAGTGTGGTGAGGATATCATCGGCGACTGCGTGACGGCGGCGATGAAACTGTCATCCATGACCTCGGGTGAGGTCATCTCACTGCTGTTCAACAGTTTGCCGACGGCATCGCGGCGTCTGGGTGATGCGGCACTGTTGCGGGGTTATCTCACCCTGATCCATCAGCTCGCGAGCACGGCGTCACGTGGCTTGCGGCCGATGCTCAATCACATGGACGAACTGCTTTCCAAACTGACCCTCAGCGGTCTGCGCCGTTGGGCGAATTTTGGCGCACAGGCCTATCGACGGGACTTCAATAATCTGACCTCGTATTTCAATCTGGAGTCGCAGGACAGTCGTGCTGTGTTGCAGAAGGAACGACGCGGCACCCTGTTCATCGATGTCCAGCGCAAACTGAATTTTTACCTGCGCGCCCTGTGGGGGCGGGATTTCTTCCTGCGCCCGACCGGTGCGGACTACACGGATTTCCGTCCCTATATCGAGGCGCATATTGTGCACATGCCGGACGCCGTTGACGGCATTGGCGAGCTGCCGGGGCTGGAGCTGTATCGCGCCACGGCCGCTCACATGGCCGCCCATCTCTGCTACACCGAGCGACGCATTTCCGCGGAGCAGCTGAGTCCGGCACAGATGTTTTTCATCGGCTTTGTGGAAGATGCACGCATCGAATACAAGGCCATCAAGGCCTTTCCCGGCCTGAAAAAACTCTGGCGCACGCTGCTCAGCATCCAGTATGAGGATGCCCCGGAACACCCCACCATGCAGGCCCTGGAGGAGATCGCCCTGATGTTGCTGGATGCCGACGTCAGCGGCGCTGATGAAGAGGTCAATGCCCTGGTGGCCCGCTTCCATGCGCAGATCGCTGAGCAGCAGGACAACAATCAGTTTTCCTGGCACATGGGCATGGAATTATTCAATCTGTTTTCCGCCCGCCGCGAGGTGCCGAGCCTGCGCATCCTGGAAAGGATCCGTATCCCTTATCGCGATGACAATCGCTTCGTCTGGGAATTTGAGGAGTTTGCCTGGGATCAGGGCGTTGATTATCTGGCGGCCAGCCAGCGTCAGGTGCGACGGACCGTGAGCGCCATCGAAATGGCCAACGAGGTGGACTGCGAGCTGGCGGGTGATGACGCGCAGGAGATCTGGACCTGCGAGACCGAGTTGTACCCCTATGAAGATGACCTGCAGACCACCAAAAGCTTCAATGAAATGTGGGGCAGGGAACGGGTCTCGGAACCCTTTCATTATCAGGAATGGGATTATCAGGTGCAGCTGCATCGTCCTGACTGGACGACGGTCTATGAGCGCCGTCAGGCGAAGGGCGACCCGGCCATCGTGGAGAATATTCTCACCGAATACAAACCCATCGCCCATCGCATTAAACAGATTATCGATCTGTTGACCCCGGAAGGCGTGCAGCGCATCCGTAACATGGAAGACGGTGATGAGATCGACATCAATGCCGCCATCGACGCCATGGTTGCCATCCGCATGGGTGAACAGCCGAATCCGCGCATTACCATGCGCAATGTATTGAAGACCCGCGATCTGGCCGTGGTGGTATTGATGGACCTGTCGGAATCCACCAATGAGACGGTGGCCGGCTCCGATAAAACCATTCTGCAGTTGACGCGGGAGGCGGCAACCCTGGTGTCGACGGCCATCAACGGCATCGGTGATCCCTTCGCCCTGCACGGCTTTGCCTCGG
Protein-coding regions in this window:
- a CDS encoding VWA domain-containing protein, with amino-acid sequence MAIKLEDYEQYLEGIAPEIRDVLEGTFVEAAHVMSPAGLQTYLEGARSLAGLGRGKDLVISYLQDMPLVAKECGEDIIGDCVTAAMKLSSMTSGEVISLLFNSLPTASRRLGDAALLRGYLTLIHQLASTASRGLRPMLNHMDELLSKLTLSGLRRWANFGAQAYRRDFNNLTSYFNLESQDSRAVLQKERRGTLFIDVQRKLNFYLRALWGRDFFLRPTGADYTDFRPYIEAHIVHMPDAVDGIGELPGLELYRATAAHMAAHLCYTERRISAEQLSPAQMFFIGFVEDARIEYKAIKAFPGLKKLWRTLLSIQYEDAPEHPTMQALEEIALMLLDADVSGADEEVNALVARFHAQIAEQQDNNQFSWHMGMELFNLFSARREVPSLRILERIRIPYRDDNRFVWEFEEFAWDQGVDYLAASQRQVRRTVSAIEMANEVDCELAGDDAQEIWTCETELYPYEDDLQTTKSFNEMWGRERVSEPFHYQEWDYQVQLHRPDWTTVYERRQAKGDPAIVENILTEYKPIAHRIKQIIDLLTPEGVQRIRNMEDGDEIDINAAIDAMVAIRMGEQPNPRITMRNVLKTRDLAVVVLMDLSESTNETVAGSDKTILQLTREAATLVSTAINGIGDPFALHGFASDGRHDVQYYRFKDFNQHFDDEARSRLAGMQGGLSTRMGAAMRHAAAHLLKQPERRKLLLIVTDGEPADIDERDPQHLRHDTRKAVEELHSRGVLSYCLTLDPQADNYVKRIFGENNYTIIDNVQRLPEKLPQLFASLTS